One genomic window of Mycteria americana isolate JAX WOST 10 ecotype Jacksonville Zoo and Gardens chromosome 6, USCA_MyAme_1.0, whole genome shotgun sequence includes the following:
- the LOC142411034 gene encoding uncharacterized protein LOC142411034 → MARSAAPGLSLPATALLQDWGCCGPPDPEGYSSSSPAPSPDSCGLSSPAAARGPCRGPTATRLRGGPGGRKGVRGPGPGGPRQSASEREKLRMRRLAQALLRLRHYLPPALAPAGQSLTKIETLRLAIRYIAHLSALLGLSEEALARRRGAAPRHCPLCPQGLGCCRPPDLRLHPPAPAPRDALPPAPMAGTPPELHGAPGLGTGSWGSPPCGPPRGTPPEVLGVPDMGTGAWGSPPYIPATGTPPELHGAVASNVSSWLSPPHSAGAGAPPDLPGDPLLDAGLMLPEFVDAGTVTQDLSADLLSLLEALLPPQPQD, encoded by the exons ATGGCCCGCTCGGCAGCCCCCGGTCTCTCGCTCCCCGCCACGGCCCTGCTGCAGGACTGGGGCTGCTGCGGACCCCCGGACCCCGAGGGCTACAGCAGCAGCTCACCCGCACCCTCGCCTGACTCCTGCGGCCTCTCgtcccccgccgctgcccggggacCCTGCCGCGGGCCCACCGCCACCCGCCTGCGTGGCGGCCCCGGGGGCAGGAAGGGGGtccggggcccggggccggggggcccaCGGCAGAGCGCCAGCGAGCGGGAGAAGCTGCGGATGCGGCGGCTGGCGCAGGCGCTGCTACGGCTGCGACACTACCTGCCGCCCGCGCTGGCACCCGCGGGGCAGAGCCTCACCAAGATCGAGACCCTGCGCCTCGCCATCCGCTACATCGCCCACCTCTCGGCCCTGCTGGGGCTCAGCGAGGAGGCGctggcccggcggcggggggcggccccccGCCActgccccctctgcccccagggcctggggTGCTGCCGGCCCCCGGACCTCCGTCTGCAcccaccagccccggccccgcgggatGCTTTGCCCCCCGCCCCcatggcggggacccccccggagCTGCACGGGGCTCCCGGCTTGGGGACGGGGTCCTGGGGGTCACCCCCCTGTGGCCCTCCTAGAGGGACCCCCCCAGAGGTGCTTGGTGTTCCTGACATGGGGACGGGGGCCTGGGGGTCGCCCCCCTACATCCCTgcgacagggacccccccagagcTGCACGGGGCTGTCGCCTCCAACGTGtcctcctggctgtcccctcctcACTCCGCAGGGGCAGGGGCCCCCCCGGACCTCCCCGGTGACCCCCTCCTGGACGCGGGGCTGATGCTGCCGGAGTTTGTGGATGCAGGGACGGTCACCCAG GACCTCTCCGCAGACCTGCTCTCTCTCTTGGAGGCTctgctcccaccgcagccccaGGACTGA